A portion of the Acidisoma sp. PAMC 29798 genome contains these proteins:
- the yjfF gene encoding galactofuranose ABC transporter, permease protein YjfF, translating into MIGGIRARHLPLILTVLIFCIGYGACVVQYPAFASFRVIGNLLTDNSFLGILAVGMTFVIISGGIDLSVGAVVAFSGVFLALVIQNLHMPPLLAFVCVLMISAAFGAVMGAIIHYFSIPPFIVTLAGMFFARGLSSVLTTDSIPITAPLYTWLNDISIHLPHHGRLSLIGIVMLLVFVVGIIIAHLTRFGRSVYAVGGNRQSAELMGINLARTTILIYTLSSLCAGVAGIVFSLYTSAGYSLAAVGVELDTIAAVVIGGTLLSGGYGFVAGTLIGVLIQGLIQTYITFDGTLSSWWTKIMIGGLLFGFILLQRVLLALTSRRRVRTGH; encoded by the coding sequence GTGATCGGCGGCATTCGGGCGCGCCACCTGCCGCTGATCCTGACGGTCCTGATCTTCTGCATCGGCTATGGCGCCTGTGTGGTGCAATACCCGGCCTTCGCGTCCTTCCGGGTCATCGGCAATCTTCTGACCGATAACAGCTTCCTCGGCATTCTCGCCGTGGGCATGACCTTCGTCATCATCTCGGGCGGGATCGACCTTTCGGTCGGCGCCGTGGTCGCTTTCAGCGGCGTCTTTTTGGCCCTCGTCATCCAGAACCTGCATATGCCGCCGCTTCTGGCCTTTGTTTGCGTCTTGATGATCTCGGCGGCCTTTGGCGCCGTGATGGGCGCGATCATCCATTATTTTTCCATTCCGCCCTTTATCGTGACGCTGGCGGGCATGTTCTTCGCGCGCGGATTGAGTTCGGTGCTCACGACCGACTCCATTCCCATCACCGCGCCGCTCTATACCTGGCTGAACGATATCTCGATCCATCTGCCGCATCACGGCCGATTGTCGCTGATCGGCATCGTCATGCTTCTGGTCTTCGTGGTGGGTATCATCATCGCGCATCTCACGCGCTTCGGACGCTCGGTCTATGCGGTGGGCGGCAATCGCCAATCCGCCGAGCTGATGGGCATCAACCTCGCCCGGACGACGATCCTGATCTATACGCTGTCGAGTCTCTGTGCCGGCGTCGCGGGCATCGTCTTTTCCCTCTACACCTCGGCCGGCTATTCCCTGGCGGCCGTCGGCGTCGAACTTGACACCATCGCGGCGGTGGTCATTGGCGGCACGCTTCTCTCGGGCGGCTACGGCTTTGTGGCTGGAACCTTGATCGGTGTGCTCATTCAGGGCCTGATCCAGACCTACATCACCTTCGACGGTACCTTGTCGAGCTGGTGGACCAAGATCATGATTGGTGGCTTGCTGTTCGGCTTCATTCTGTTGCAACGGGTCTTGCTGGCATTGACGAGTAGACGACGTGTCCGCACTGGCCACTGA
- a CDS encoding FadR/GntR family transcriptional regulator, which translates to MSALATDRPAIRRPRRRSAHDIVLRGIGMAIMSGEFAVGTILPAKHDLMHRFGVSNTPLREALQTLAAKGLIVAKTKVGTRVLDQSHWNMFDAEILGWRLQAGVDRDFLARLFEMRQAFEPLAASLMAARRSDAQIARLRELLAEMVRAGTDATAFAEADVAFHFYILEASSNPFLQSIGALIRTALAASFAISAPNNDRTAESVTHAEHGAVVVAIADRDAQAAADAMIVVIRRGWTNIRGSSDAIIANIAMRDFGL; encoded by the coding sequence GTGTCCGCACTGGCCACTGACCGACCGGCTATTCGCAGGCCACGTCGCCGCTCGGCGCATGACATCGTGCTGCGCGGGATCGGCATGGCGATCATGTCGGGCGAATTCGCGGTCGGCACCATCCTGCCCGCCAAACACGACCTCATGCATCGCTTCGGCGTCTCCAACACGCCGTTGCGGGAAGCCTTGCAGACACTTGCAGCCAAGGGTCTGATCGTCGCCAAGACCAAGGTTGGCACACGCGTTCTGGATCAGAGCCACTGGAACATGTTCGACGCCGAAATCCTCGGTTGGCGCTTGCAGGCGGGCGTGGACCGCGACTTCCTCGCGCGGCTATTTGAAATGCGCCAGGCCTTCGAGCCGCTGGCGGCATCCCTCATGGCCGCACGGCGCAGCGACGCACAGATCGCCCGTCTGCGGGAATTGCTGGCCGAGATGGTGCGAGCAGGCACCGATGCGACCGCCTTCGCGGAGGCCGATGTCGCCTTCCATTTTTATATCCTGGAAGCGTCGTCCAATCCCTTTCTGCAATCGATCGGTGCCTTGATCCGAACGGCGCTCGCGGCCTCCTTCGCCATCAGCGCGCCGAACAACGACCGCACGGCGGAAAGCGTGACGCATGCCGAGCATGGCGCCGTGGTGGTAGCGATTGCGGATCGCGATGCGCAGGCGGCGGCGGACGCGATGATCGTGGTGATCCGTCGCGGTTGGACCAATATCCGTGGATCGAGTGACGCGATCATTGCCAATATCGCCATGCGGGATTTCGGACTCTAA
- a CDS encoding arabinose ABC transporter substrate-binding protein, with protein MTPTRRRFGQLSAAGFAASLTAIFAPEIAAADAPIKVGFIVKMPEQAWFINEQAAAATAGKQMDVIVVKLAGSDGEMVMSAIDNLAAQGAKGFVICPPDVKLGPAIYARATAQNMKVVTVDDQFLGLDGKPMPQVPHLGMSGYKIGLQVGQTIVAEMKKRGWNPSEVAALRISDAELPTAVQRTNGATDALIAGGFDKANIFDAPQRTTDTEGGETAASPVFARHANFKKWVIYALNEESVLGGVRASEAFHLPPTDVIGVGINGTGAAFSEFSKPTATGFYGTIAVSSTMHGRQSFENLVAWIKDGKQPPADTQTTGRLMTRDNWQQVKQQLGI; from the coding sequence ATGACACCGACAAGACGCCGCTTTGGCCAATTGAGCGCCGCCGGATTTGCCGCCAGCCTGACGGCCATTTTCGCGCCTGAAATCGCCGCCGCAGATGCGCCGATCAAGGTTGGCTTCATCGTCAAGATGCCAGAGCAGGCCTGGTTCATCAACGAGCAGGCTGCCGCCGCGACCGCCGGGAAGCAGATGGACGTCATCGTCGTGAAGCTCGCCGGCAGTGACGGCGAAATGGTCATGAGCGCGATCGACAACCTGGCGGCCCAGGGTGCCAAGGGTTTCGTCATCTGCCCGCCGGATGTGAAGCTGGGGCCGGCGATCTACGCGCGCGCCACGGCGCAGAACATGAAGGTGGTCACGGTCGATGACCAGTTCCTCGGCCTCGATGGCAAGCCGATGCCGCAGGTGCCGCATCTGGGCATGTCTGGCTACAAGATCGGCCTTCAGGTCGGCCAGACGATCGTCGCCGAGATGAAGAAGCGCGGCTGGAATCCGTCTGAGGTTGCGGCCCTGCGCATCTCTGACGCGGAACTGCCGACCGCCGTTCAGCGCACCAATGGCGCCACCGACGCGCTGATCGCCGGCGGCTTCGACAAGGCCAATATCTTCGACGCGCCGCAGCGCACGACGGACACCGAAGGCGGGGAGACGGCAGCGAGCCCGGTCTTCGCGCGGCATGCCAACTTTAAGAAATGGGTGATCTACGCCCTGAACGAGGAATCGGTGCTGGGTGGCGTGCGCGCGAGCGAAGCCTTCCATCTTCCGCCGACCGATGTCATCGGCGTTGGCATCAACGGCACCGGCGCAGCCTTCTCGGAATTCTCCAAGCCGACGGCGACGGGTTTCTACGGCACCATCGCCGTGAGTTCGACCATGCATGGTCGCCAGAGCTTTGAGAATCTCGTCGCCTGGATCAAGGACGGCAAGCAGCCGCCGGCGGATACCCAGACCACAGGCCGCTTGATGACCCGTGACAACTGGCAGCAAGTGAAGCAGCAGTTGGGTATATGA
- the araG gene encoding L-arabinose ABC transporter ATP-binding protein AraG, translated as MSLATTVAAPVSGAAAPFLSLSGITVEFPGVKALKGVDLAVERGSVHALMGENGAGKSTLLKVLSGVNIPAAGTITLDGQTLTFRSAADALQAGIAIIYQELHLVPALSVAENLMLGHVPRHMGFVDRGALRRQVLGTLRDLGEDIEPDMLVSRLSIGQRQMVEIGKALLRDARVIAFDEPTSSLSAREIENLKRIIRRLRDDGRAIIYVTHRMAEVFEICDAVTVFRDGACVAVHNTMADVDQSSLVREMVGRSIEDIYGHRSRPFGKTLLEVEGLIGPGVTAPASFSLRRGEVLGFFGLVGAGRTELMRLLCGARKPTGGRVQLDGKPMRLGSPRSAIRQRVAMCPEDRKSEGIFPIASVGDNINVSVRRRIALGSVFVNRAREDETTKTYIERLGIRTPSGRTAIRNLSGGNQQKVILGRWLAETIDLLVLDEPTRGIDVGARSQIYDILYTLAEEGRGIIVVSSDLPEVMSISDRIVVMREGRIVGEVLRDDATPEMLLAMALPQ; from the coding sequence ATGAGTCTCGCCACCACCGTCGCCGCTCCGGTTTCCGGGGCGGCGGCTCCCTTTCTCTCCCTCAGTGGCATCACGGTCGAGTTTCCCGGCGTGAAGGCGCTGAAGGGCGTGGATCTGGCCGTAGAACGCGGCTCGGTCCATGCCTTGATGGGGGAGAACGGCGCCGGAAAATCAACCTTGCTGAAGGTGCTGAGCGGCGTGAACATTCCCGCCGCCGGTACCATCACGCTGGATGGCCAGACGCTGACATTCCGCTCGGCAGCCGATGCCCTGCAGGCTGGCATAGCCATCATCTACCAGGAACTGCATCTGGTGCCGGCGCTGAGCGTCGCGGAAAACCTGATGCTGGGCCATGTGCCCCGCCACATGGGCTTCGTTGATCGGGGCGCCCTGCGCCGTCAGGTGCTAGGCACACTGCGCGATCTCGGTGAGGATATCGAGCCTGACATGCTGGTGTCCCGCCTCTCCATCGGGCAGCGCCAGATGGTCGAGATCGGCAAGGCGCTGCTGCGCGATGCGCGGGTGATCGCCTTCGATGAGCCGACCAGCAGCCTTTCGGCGCGGGAGATTGAAAACCTCAAGCGCATCATCCGCCGCCTGCGCGATGATGGCCGTGCCATCATCTACGTCACCCACCGCATGGCCGAAGTCTTTGAGATTTGTGATGCCGTCACCGTTTTTCGTGATGGCGCCTGCGTCGCCGTGCACAACACGATGGCGGATGTCGATCAGTCCAGTCTGGTGCGCGAAATGGTCGGCCGCTCGATCGAGGATATATACGGCCATCGCAGCCGGCCTTTCGGCAAGACGCTGCTGGAGGTCGAAGGGCTGATCGGTCCCGGCGTCACCGCGCCCGCGAGCTTCTCGCTGCGTCGCGGGGAGGTGCTGGGTTTCTTCGGCCTCGTCGGTGCCGGTAGAACAGAGTTGATGCGTCTTCTCTGTGGCGCACGCAAGCCGACCGGCGGCCGCGTGCAGCTGGATGGCAAGCCGATGCGCCTCGGCTCGCCGCGCTCCGCTATACGCCAGCGCGTCGCGATGTGCCCTGAGGACCGGAAGTCCGAGGGCATCTTTCCCATTGCCTCGGTCGGCGACAATATCAATGTCAGCGTCCGGCGGCGCATCGCCCTCGGCAGTGTCTTCGTCAACCGGGCGCGGGAAGACGAGACGACCAAGACCTATATCGAGCGTCTGGGCATCCGCACGCCGAGCGGTCGCACCGCCATCCGCAACCTGTCCGGCGGCAATCAGCAAAAGGTCATCCTGGGCCGCTGGCTGGCCGAGACCATCGATCTGCTGGTGCTGGATGAGCCGACGCGCGGTATCGATGTCGGCGCCCGGAGCCAGATCTATGACATCCTCTATACCCTGGCCGAGGAAGGCCGCGGCATTATCGTGGTCTCCAGCGATCTGCCCGAAGTGATGTCGATTTCGGACCGCATCGTCGTCATGCGGGAAGGCCGGATCGTGGGCGAGGTTCTGCGCGATGATGCGACGCCCGAGATGCTGCTCGCCATGGCTCTGCCCCAATAG
- the araH gene encoding L-arabinose ABC transporter permease AraH produces the protein MQPVTTEDVSLPRRSRGGNALRRVMQQSGIVLVFLILVVLLAVLVPDFMTRGNVVGLLLSVTLTGTIAATMMLVLALGEVDLSVASTVAFAGVVASVAADSLGAPLGILIGVLAGGAVGFCNGVVVAKFGVNSLIATLAAMEIVRGLAYITSGGDAVMILAPGFFSLASYSFLGLSAPVWVMFACFVVFGIVLNYTVFGRDVLAIGGNVEAARLAGLPVDRIRILVFVLQGLLAGFAGTLLASRMGLGDPKTSIGLELGVISACVLGGVSLSGGIASISGVVVGVLIMGCVQDAMGLLNVPTFYQYLVRGGILLLAVLFDRWKTGRAASVIR, from the coding sequence ATGCAGCCTGTGACCACCGAAGACGTATCTCTCCCGCGCCGGTCCCGTGGCGGCAACGCGCTGCGGCGCGTCATGCAGCAGTCGGGCATCGTGCTCGTCTTCCTCATCCTCGTCGTGCTGTTGGCCGTTCTGGTGCCGGACTTCATGACGCGCGGCAATGTCGTGGGTCTGCTGCTGTCCGTCACGCTCACCGGCACCATCGCCGCGACCATGATGCTGGTGCTGGCCTTGGGGGAGGTCGATCTGTCGGTCGCCTCCACCGTCGCCTTTGCCGGTGTCGTCGCCTCGGTGGCAGCGGATTCACTGGGCGCCCCACTCGGTATCCTCATCGGCGTGCTGGCGGGTGGCGCGGTCGGCTTCTGCAACGGCGTCGTGGTCGCGAAGTTCGGCGTCAACTCCCTCATCGCCACGCTGGCGGCGATGGAGATCGTGCGCGGTCTCGCCTACATCACCTCGGGCGGCGATGCGGTGATGATTTTGGCGCCCGGCTTCTTCAGCCTCGCTTCCTATTCCTTCCTCGGCCTATCCGCGCCGGTTTGGGTCATGTTCGCCTGCTTCGTCGTGTTCGGCATCGTGCTGAACTACACGGTGTTCGGTCGAGACGTCTTGGCGATCGGCGGCAATGTGGAGGCCGCGCGTCTCGCCGGCCTGCCTGTCGATCGCATTCGTATCCTCGTCTTCGTTTTGCAGGGCCTGCTCGCCGGTTTCGCGGGCACGCTGCTCGCGTCGCGCATGGGCTTGGGCGATCCGAAGACCTCGATCGGCCTGGAACTCGGCGTCATTTCCGCTTGCGTCCTGGGCGGTGTGTCACTCTCAGGCGGCATCGCGAGCATATCGGGCGTCGTCGTCGGCGTGCTGATCATGGGCTGCGTGCAGGACGCGATGGGATTGCTGAACGTGCCCACCTTCTACCAATACCTCGTGCGCGGTGGCATTCTGCTGCTCGCGGTTTTGTTCGATCGCTGGAAGACGGGGCGCGCCGCTTCCGTCATTCGATAA
- a CDS encoding dihydrodipicolinate synthase family protein, producing the protein MTEVTRRYTGIFPVVPTTFDEFGGLDLPSQLRCVDFMIDCGSDGLCILANFSEQFVLSDEERETLTTAILKHVAGRVPVIVTTTHYSSRICAERSKRAQDQGAAMVMIMPPYHGATFRVGELGIFDFFRAVSDAIEIPIMIQDAPAAGTPLSAPFLARMAKEIAQVSYFKIETANAAQKLRDLIRLGGDAIEGPWDGEEAITLLADLDAGATGSMTAGAYADGLRPIVHAHLAGDREAAVEGYGRWLPLINYENRQCGLLACKALMKEGGVIACEAPRHPILPMSPETRAGLLDTARRLDPLVLRWGK; encoded by the coding sequence ATGACTGAGGTCACGCGCCGCTACACGGGCATCTTCCCGGTGGTGCCCACCACCTTTGACGAATTCGGCGGCCTCGATCTGCCGAGCCAGCTGCGCTGTGTCGATTTCATGATCGATTGCGGGTCGGACGGGCTGTGCATCCTCGCCAATTTCTCCGAGCAGTTCGTGCTGTCGGATGAGGAGCGGGAGACGCTGACCACCGCCATCCTCAAACATGTCGCGGGCCGGGTGCCGGTCATCGTCACCACCACGCATTACAGCTCGCGCATCTGCGCCGAGCGCAGCAAGCGCGCGCAGGACCAGGGCGCGGCCATGGTCATGATCATGCCGCCCTATCATGGCGCGACCTTCCGCGTGGGCGAACTCGGCATCTTCGACTTCTTCCGGGCAGTGTCCGACGCGATCGAGATTCCGATCATGATTCAGGATGCGCCGGCCGCCGGCACGCCGCTTTCGGCGCCGTTCCTGGCGCGCATGGCGAAGGAGATCGCCCAGGTTTCCTATTTCAAGATCGAGACGGCGAATGCCGCGCAGAAGCTGCGCGACCTCATCCGCCTCGGCGGGGACGCTATCGAAGGTCCGTGGGACGGGGAGGAGGCGATCACCCTTCTCGCCGATCTCGATGCCGGCGCCACCGGGTCGATGACCGCCGGCGCCTATGCCGACGGTCTCCGGCCGATTGTCCATGCCCACCTGGCGGGGGACCGCGAAGCGGCGGTCGAAGGCTATGGCCGCTGGCTGCCGCTGATCAATTACGAGAACCGCCAATGCGGGCTGCTCGCCTGCAAGGCGCTGATGAAGGAGGGTGGCGTCATCGCCTGTGAGGCGCCCCGTCATCCGATCCTGCCCATGTCGCCCGAAACGCGGGCAGGGCTGTTGGATACGGCGCGGCGCCTGGACCCCCTGGTTCTGCGCTGGGGCAAATAG
- a CDS encoding aldehyde dehydrogenase (NADP(+)), which yields MDIRGEMLIGGRAVPGPEQGFEGYDAATGAVLAPRFGGAGKDEVEEACALAHEAFPTYRATSPEARAKFLETVAEKIAALGDALTDRACAETGLPRPRIEGERGRTVGQLRLFAAELRDGGWQEARIDPAMPDRAPLPRPDLRLRNVPLGPVAVFGASNFPLAFSVAGGDTASALAAGCPVVVKGHPAHPGTSEMVGRAIQAAVAECDLPEGVFSLLFGVGDWLGGALVRDARIKAVGFTGSRAGGLALAAIAAARREPIPVYAEMSSINPVILLPGALAANGAALGKAFIGSLTMGAGQFCTNPGLLLASPGAGLDAFVGAAGGAIQEAAAGVMLHKGILAAYEKGVSHLEQTPGVEPLGAGKTAEGRAGAVFFGTDAKTFTKTPHLSEEVFGSAGLLVKYSDFDGLLSLLDSLEGQLTITVHMTDEDKSLLSELLPVLEEKAGRILINGWPTGVEVAHAMVHGGPFPATSDSRTTSVGTLAIRRFLRPVCYQNVPEGLLPDALRDSNPQGLWRRIDGKMVAPK from the coding sequence ATGGATATTCGCGGCGAAATGCTGATCGGCGGGCGCGCCGTGCCCGGCCCGGAACAAGGCTTCGAGGGCTATGACGCCGCGACCGGCGCGGTGCTGGCGCCACGCTTCGGTGGCGCCGGCAAGGATGAGGTCGAGGAAGCCTGCGCCCTGGCGCATGAGGCTTTCCCGACCTATCGCGCCACCAGCCCGGAAGCCCGCGCGAAGTTTCTCGAAACCGTCGCCGAGAAGATCGCGGCCCTGGGCGATGCCCTCACGGATCGCGCCTGCGCCGAAACAGGCCTGCCGCGCCCCCGGATCGAGGGCGAGCGGGGCCGCACCGTCGGCCAGCTTCGCCTGTTCGCGGCCGAACTGCGGGACGGCGGCTGGCAGGAAGCGCGTATCGACCCCGCCATGCCGGATCGCGCGCCGCTTCCGCGCCCCGATCTGCGCCTCCGCAACGTGCCCCTCGGCCCGGTCGCGGTCTTCGGTGCCAGCAACTTTCCGCTCGCCTTCTCCGTCGCGGGCGGTGACACGGCTTCTGCGCTCGCTGCCGGCTGCCCGGTCGTCGTGAAGGGCCATCCTGCCCACCCCGGCACGTCGGAAATGGTCGGCCGCGCCATTCAGGCGGCGGTTGCCGAATGCGACCTGCCCGAGGGCGTCTTCTCCCTACTGTTCGGCGTCGGTGACTGGCTGGGCGGCGCGCTTGTGCGTGACGCCCGCATCAAGGCGGTCGGTTTCACCGGATCGCGGGCCGGTGGGCTGGCTCTGGCGGCCATCGCAGCCGCCCGGCGCGAGCCTATTCCGGTCTATGCGGAAATGAGCAGCATCAACCCTGTCATCCTTCTGCCGGGCGCGCTCGCCGCCAATGGCGCGGCCTTGGGTAAGGCCTTCATCGGCTCGCTGACCATGGGTGCCGGTCAGTTCTGCACGAACCCCGGCCTGCTATTGGCCTCGCCCGGCGCCGGCCTCGATGCCTTCGTGGGCGCCGCCGGCGGTGCGATCCAGGAGGCGGCGGCGGGCGTGATGCTGCATAAGGGCATCCTCGCCGCCTATGAGAAGGGCGTGTCTCATCTGGAGCAGACGCCGGGGGTCGAACCCCTCGGCGCCGGCAAAACGGCCGAGGGTCGCGCGGGCGCGGTGTTCTTCGGCACCGATGCCAAGACCTTCACCAAGACGCCGCATCTGTCGGAGGAGGTTTTTGGCTCGGCCGGCCTGCTCGTGAAATACAGTGATTTCGACGGCCTGCTGTCCCTGCTGGACAGTCTGGAGGGTCAGCTCACCATCACCGTCCATATGACGGATGAGGACAAGTCGCTGTTGTCTGAGCTGCTGCCGGTGTTGGAGGAGAAGGCCGGCCGCATTCTGATCAACGGCTGGCCGACGGGCGTGGAAGTGGCTCATGCCATGGTCCATGGCGGGCCGTTCCCGGCGACCTCCGACAGTCGCACGACCTCGGTCGGCACGCTCGCCATTCGTCGGTTCCTGCGGCCGGTCTGCTACCAGAACGTGCCCGAAGGCCTGCTGCCGGATGCTTTGCGCGATTCCAATCCGCAGGGTCTATGGCGCCGGATCGACGGCAAGATGGTCGCGCCGAAGTAG
- a CDS encoding chaperone modulator CbpM produces the protein MITIEMVTRTVSGVQPEDLRRWIDNAWVRPDGEPGHYRFDDIDVARLRLIVELRDDLGVDEVALPVVLSLLDQLYETRRQMRRLATAIPPDIRARIAGDVSAG, from the coding sequence ATGATCACGATCGAAATGGTGACCCGCACCGTCAGTGGCGTGCAGCCTGAGGATTTGCGGCGGTGGATCGATAATGCCTGGGTGCGGCCGGACGGCGAGCCCGGCCACTATCGTTTCGATGACATCGACGTCGCGCGTTTGCGGCTGATCGTGGAATTGCGGGACGATCTGGGCGTGGATGAGGTGGCCTTACCCGTGGTGCTGTCGCTGCTCGACCAGCTTTACGAGACGCGGCGGCAGATGCGCCGGCTTGCGACGGCGATCCCGCCGGATATCCGCGCGCGCATCGCGGGGGATGTGTCGGCGGGATAG
- a CDS encoding J domain-containing protein, whose product MATTDLYQTLGVPRDAKADDIRTAYRRLAKQHHPDLNPGNKVAEDRFKAVASAYDILSDTEKRAKYDRGEIDASGEARPERPSYRGYAEGERGGRYRQGAEMPEGDFGDLFEDLFAQREAASNAPRRGRDAGYTLTIDFLDAVAGTTKRITLPDGKSLDVKIPPGIEEGQTMRLKGKGNPGRNGGPAGDALIEIHINPHRFFRREGRDIHLDLPVSLSEAVLGGKISVPTPTGAVAMTIPKHSDTGAVLRLRGRGVPAHGGAQAGDEYITLKVVLIDADEALETFLREWSTQHSFDPRAGMMEPS is encoded by the coding sequence ATGGCGACGACGGATCTCTATCAAACCCTCGGGGTGCCGCGCGATGCCAAGGCGGATGACATCCGCACAGCCTATCGGCGCTTGGCGAAGCAGCATCATCCTGACCTCAACCCCGGCAATAAGGTGGCGGAGGATCGCTTCAAGGCGGTCGCCTCGGCCTATGACATCCTGAGCGACACCGAAAAGCGCGCGAAATATGATCGCGGGGAGATCGATGCCAGCGGGGAGGCACGGCCCGAACGGCCATCCTATCGCGGCTATGCGGAGGGTGAGCGGGGCGGCCGGTATCGCCAGGGGGCGGAGATGCCGGAGGGGGATTTCGGCGATTTGTTCGAGGATCTGTTCGCGCAGCGCGAGGCCGCCAGCAATGCACCCCGGCGGGGCCGCGACGCGGGCTATACGCTGACGATCGATTTTCTGGATGCGGTTGCCGGCACCACGAAGCGCATTACGCTGCCGGACGGCAAGAGCCTGGACGTGAAGATTCCCCCCGGCATTGAGGAGGGGCAGACCATGCGCCTCAAGGGCAAGGGCAACCCAGGCCGCAACGGGGGCCCTGCCGGGGATGCGCTGATCGAAATTCACATCAACCCGCACCGCTTCTTCCGGCGGGAGGGACGTGACATCCATCTTGATCTGCCGGTGAGCCTGTCCGAGGCCGTGCTCGGCGGCAAGATTTCGGTGCCGACGCCCACGGGTGCCGTAGCCATGACGATCCCAAAGCATTCCGACACCGGCGCCGTGCTACGGCTGCGCGGGCGTGGCGTGCCGGCGCATGGCGGCGCGCAGGCCGGCGACGAATACATCACGCTGAAGGTGGTGCTGATCGATGCCGATGAGGCGCTCGAAACCTTCCTGCGCGAATGGTCCACCCAACACAGCTTCGACCCCCGCGCGGGCATGATGGAGCCGTCATGA
- a CDS encoding acetate/propionate family kinase, which yields MPDAILILNAGSSSLKFALFEIAEETPAKGIARGAIDGIGTAPHFVAHNTQGAVIGDEHWDAGQDHEALIGGLLDWAEGHLGKDTLVAAGHRVVHGGRDFTAPVRIDDAVLTALTALTPLAPLHQPHSLSPVRAIMAARPGLPQVACFDTAFHHAMPAVAARYALPRAYEDEGVRRYGFHGLSYEFIERQLRETAPELAQGRVIVAHLGNGASLCAMSNGRSLDTTMGFTALDGLMMGTRCGAIDPGILLYMLQEKRLDADAIEDILYRKSGLLGVSGISADMRELAESADPHAREAVELFVYIIAREAAALVSSLGGLDGLVFTAGIGEHTPAIRQAICKRLEWLGVILDPIANEAHATRISTAESSVEVRVIPTDEEAMILRHTIETLKLGTV from the coding sequence ATGCCGGACGCCATCCTGATCCTCAATGCCGGCTCCTCCAGCCTGAAATTCGCGCTCTTTGAAATCGCTGAGGAGACGCCGGCCAAGGGCATCGCGCGCGGCGCGATCGATGGCATCGGCACCGCGCCTCATTTTGTGGCGCACAACACCCAGGGCGCGGTTATCGGCGACGAACATTGGGATGCCGGCCAGGACCACGAGGCGCTGATCGGCGGCTTGCTCGACTGGGCCGAGGGTCATCTCGGCAAGGACACCCTCGTCGCCGCCGGCCATCGCGTGGTCCATGGCGGGCGGGACTTCACCGCGCCCGTTCGCATCGATGATGCGGTGCTGACGGCGCTGACGGCCCTGACCCCGCTCGCCCCTTTGCATCAGCCGCATAGCCTTTCGCCGGTGCGCGCCATTATGGCCGCCCGGCCCGGACTGCCGCAGGTGGCGTGCTTCGACACCGCCTTCCATCACGCCATGCCGGCCGTCGCCGCTCGCTACGCGCTTCCCCGCGCCTATGAGGATGAGGGCGTTCGCCGCTACGGCTTCCACGGCCTGTCCTATGAGTTCATCGAGCGTCAGTTGCGGGAGACGGCGCCCGAACTGGCCCAGGGCCGCGTCATCGTCGCGCATCTCGGCAATGGCGCTAGCCTCTGCGCCATGTCTAACGGCCGCAGCCTGGACACCACCATGGGCTTTACGGCCCTCGACGGCTTGATGATGGGCACGCGCTGCGGCGCGATCGACCCCGGCATCCTGCTCTATATGTTGCAGGAGAAGCGGCTGGACGCCGACGCGATTGAGGACATCCTGTATCGCAAATCCGGCTTGCTCGGCGTCTCCGGTATCTCCGCCGATATGCGGGAACTGGCCGAGAGCGCCGACCCCCACGCGCGGGAAGCGGTGGAGTTGTTCGTCTACATAATCGCACGGGAAGCCGCCGCTCTCGTTTCCTCCCTTGGTGGGCTGGACGGGCTGGTGTTTACCGCCGGTATTGGGGAGCACACGCCCGCCATCCGTCAGGCGATCTGCAAGCGGCTAGAATGGCTCGGCGTCATCCTCGATCCCATTGCCAACGAGGCGCATGCGACCCGCATCAGCACGGCTGAAAGCAGCGTCGAAGTGCGGGTCATTCCGACCGATGAGGAGGCGATGATCCTCCGTCATACGATTGAGACTTTGAAGTTAGGAACAGTCTGA